In Legionella beliardensis, the following are encoded in one genomic region:
- a CDS encoding IS110 family transposase: protein MSEYEFVGVDIAKEKFDSALGTNNRYKHAVFPNRKQGYKAFLNWLEQYTISPWVCMEATGHYSEGLADFLVDKGIRVSVVNPFQIKSFARAILARNKNDTIDAKIIAQFGQRMAPRLYQSSTVEQKELRELTKVLDMLKAQVIQLSNQLHSLKGQAAHNRVYSEDIAALSQVFIFLP, encoded by the coding sequence ATGAGTGAGTATGAATTTGTAGGTGTTGATATCGCTAAAGAGAAATTTGATAGCGCCCTAGGCACCAATAACCGCTATAAACATGCTGTTTTTCCTAATAGGAAACAAGGATATAAAGCATTTCTTAACTGGCTTGAGCAATATACAATATCACCTTGGGTGTGTATGGAAGCCACGGGTCACTACAGTGAAGGATTAGCTGATTTCTTAGTAGACAAAGGGATACGGGTGAGTGTCGTTAATCCGTTCCAAATTAAGAGTTTTGCCAGAGCGATTCTGGCACGCAATAAAAACGACACAATTGATGCAAAAATCATCGCCCAATTTGGTCAACGAATGGCACCGCGCCTTTATCAGTCAAGCACGGTAGAACAAAAAGAACTAAGAGAGCTTACGAAAGTATTAGATATGCTCAAAGCGCAAGTCATTCAACTAAGCAATCAACTACATAGCCTTAAAGGACAGGCGGCACACAATAGGGTCTATTCCGAAGACATAGCAGCCTTATCCCAGGTTTTCATTTTCCTTCCATAG
- the rhuM gene encoding virulence protein RhuM/Fic/DOC family protein, which translates to MSDVVIYTAKDGQVELDVNLANETVWLTLNQMVQLFGRDKSVISRHLSNIFKINELDKNSVVANFATTASDGKTYQVDYYNLDAIISVGYRVNSKEGVQFRKWTSNILKEHLIRGYTDNEKRLNQQGIHELQQTVELLQKTLINHELVNDLGQEAIQIILAYTKAWDLLLAYDEGKLKLPTKGKQTSSKLTYLAALSAIESLKQELRTRNEATELFGKERDGGLDSILNNIEQTFDSEPLYGTPEEKAAHLLYFIIKDHPFTDGNKRIGSFMFLLYLKSQNLPIKFNENGLVALALLVAESNPSQKDILIRLVVNLLIDKPY; encoded by the coding sequence GTGTCGGATGTCGTAATATATACAGCTAAGGATGGACAGGTTGAATTAGATGTTAACCTGGCTAACGAAACTGTGTGGCTTACTTTGAATCAAATGGTACAACTATTTGGACGTGATAAATCAGTTATCTCTCGACACTTGAGTAATATATTTAAAATAAATGAATTAGATAAAAATTCAGTTGTTGCAAATTTTGCAACAACTGCCTCAGATGGTAAAACTTACCAAGTTGATTACTATAATCTTGATGCCATTATTTCTGTTGGCTACCGAGTAAATTCTAAAGAAGGCGTTCAATTTAGAAAGTGGACTAGTAACATATTAAAAGAACATTTAATTCGCGGTTATACAGACAATGAAAAACGGTTAAATCAGCAAGGCATTCACGAGTTACAACAAACCGTTGAATTATTGCAGAAAACACTAATAAACCATGAATTGGTTAATGACCTAGGCCAAGAAGCCATTCAAATAATTTTAGCCTATACTAAAGCTTGGGATTTACTTTTAGCTTATGATGAAGGAAAACTCAAGTTACCAACAAAAGGCAAACAAACGTCATCCAAGTTAACTTATCTAGCAGCCTTATCAGCAATTGAGTCTTTAAAACAAGAATTACGTACGCGTAACGAAGCAACCGAATTGTTTGGTAAAGAGCGTGATGGTGGGCTGGATAGTATATTAAATAACATCGAACAAACTTTTGATAGCGAACCTTTATATGGCACACCAGAAGAAAAAGCAGCTCATTTGTTATATTTTATCATCAAAGATCATCCCTTCACTGATGGAAATAAAAGAATTGGAAGCTTTATGTTTTTGTTATATCTTAAATCACAAAATTTGCCGATTAAATTCAATGAAAATGGTTTAGTAGCACTTGCTCTATTAGTCGCAGAGAGTAATCCAAGTCAGAAAGATATCCTCATTCGATTAGTTGTTAATCTGCTAATTGATAAACCTTATTAG
- a CDS encoding addiction module antidote protein, whose amino-acid sequence MAKSINYHDYLMETLKDPAEAAGYLNAALDDGDIDGFLEALRHVVEAHGGMTKLSEKTLKGRNSLYKTISSNGNPYLRNTNDILHALGFHLAVTPITRNQQKVLKGV is encoded by the coding sequence ATGGCTAAGAGTATTAATTATCATGATTATTTAATGGAAACCTTGAAAGATCCTGCTGAGGCAGCTGGATATTTAAATGCAGCACTTGATGATGGTGATATTGATGGATTTTTAGAAGCATTACGACATGTTGTAGAAGCCCATGGCGGCATGACCAAATTATCAGAGAAAACGTTAAAAGGCAGAAATAGCCTATATAAAACTATATCTAGTAATGGCAACCCCTATTTAAGAAATACTAATGACATTTTACACGCATTAGGTTTTCATTTGGCCGTTACACCCATAACGCGAAACCAACAAAAAGTGCTTAAAGGTGTCTAG
- a CDS encoding type II toxin-antitoxin system RelE/ParE family toxin, translated as MKEIRRKTIQIYQKENGDCPFISWLESLDTAVRYRIQSRLARVMLGNLGEYKILSDGISELKFNFGSGYRIYYTEMDNVIVLLLCAGDKKTQSKDIKLAKEYLKDYLGENHG; from the coding sequence ATGAAAGAAATAAGAAGAAAAACAATTCAAATCTATCAAAAGGAAAATGGTGATTGTCCTTTTATTTCATGGCTTGAGTCGTTGGATACAGCGGTGCGTTACCGTATACAGTCGCGTCTCGCTAGAGTTATGCTGGGGAATTTAGGCGAGTATAAAATTTTAAGTGATGGTATAAGCGAATTAAAATTTAATTTTGGCTCTGGATACCGTATTTATTATACGGAAATGGATAACGTGATTGTCCTTTTACTTTGTGCAGGCGATAAGAAAACGCAGAGTAAGGACATAAAATTGGCAAAAGAATATCTAAAAGATTATTTAGGAGAGAATCATGGCTAA
- a CDS encoding tyrosine-type recombinase/integrase, which translates to MINVPPKMGKTQKAIPVPLNDDVIAILKSRELQHPQFVFTYQNKRINKCSTRAWSKALKRAGIKNFRWHDLRHTWASWHVQNGTSLQELQQLGGWSSFDMVLRYAHLSGDHLRNAANRINNLGIVVANTAYGSAR; encoded by the coding sequence TTGATTAATGTGCCCCCTAAAATGGGGAAGACCCAAAAAGCTATTCCTGTTCCACTCAATGATGATGTCATAGCTATTTTAAAATCGCGAGAGCTTCAACATCCTCAGTTTGTATTTACTTATCAAAATAAAAGGATTAATAAATGTAGCACTCGAGCCTGGTCTAAAGCTTTAAAACGTGCAGGTATCAAAAATTTTAGATGGCATGACTTAAGGCATACTTGGGCTAGCTGGCATGTACAAAATGGAACCAGTCTACAAGAATTACAGCAACTTGGTGGCTGGTCTAGCTTTGATATGGTATTACGTTACGCTCACCTTTCTGGTGATCATCTTCGTAATGCTGCAAACAGGATCAATAACTTAGGGATTGTTGTAGCAAATACTGCTTATGGCTCAGCGCGATAG
- a CDS encoding Abi family protein, which produces MSNKPFKTIEQQIELLVKRGLIINNDTAHYLQHLNYYRLSGYWIPFQEDLKTHNFKKGTTFSSVLNLYIFDRELRLLLLDVIERIEVSVRTQWAYHFAEDYGPEAYFNCELSKNRYWHAQNLIILKKDIERSDELFIKHFLPDNPPIWAICEIISFGLLSKWLKDLKPSKTRNKIGKIYNLDYSVLISFIEHLAYLRNLCAHHNRVWNRRMTKTLTIPISKPHNLICNFEQESSNNIMKEASRKIYNTLVMIIYFLSIISPNNHFKNKLIDLITEHSIDVKMMGFPIDWKSRPIWKI; this is translated from the coding sequence ATGAGTAACAAACCATTTAAAACAATTGAGCAACAAATAGAGTTATTAGTTAAACGAGGTTTAATAATTAACAATGATACTGCTCATTATTTACAACATCTAAATTACTATCGCCTTTCAGGTTATTGGATTCCCTTTCAAGAGGATCTTAAAACTCATAATTTCAAAAAAGGGACTACCTTTTCAAGTGTTTTGAATTTATATATTTTTGATCGAGAGCTGAGATTGTTACTTTTAGATGTAATAGAACGCATTGAGGTTTCTGTTAGAACCCAATGGGCCTATCATTTTGCCGAAGATTACGGGCCAGAAGCTTATTTTAATTGTGAACTAAGTAAAAATAGATATTGGCATGCTCAAAATTTAATAATTCTAAAGAAAGATATCGAACGAAGTGATGAGCTTTTTATTAAACATTTCTTACCCGACAATCCGCCTATATGGGCTATTTGTGAAATAATCTCATTTGGCCTTCTTTCAAAATGGTTAAAGGATCTAAAACCTAGCAAAACCAGAAATAAAATAGGTAAAATTTATAACCTCGACTATTCTGTATTAATTAGCTTTATTGAGCATTTAGCTTATTTACGTAATTTATGCGCTCACCATAACCGGGTTTGGAATCGAAGGATGACTAAAACTTTAACTATTCCTATTTCAAAACCACATAACTTAATTTGTAATTTTGAGCAAGAAAGCTCAAATAATATAATGAAGGAAGCATCAAGAAAAATATATAATACTTTAGTAATGATAATTTACTTTTTAAGTATAATAAGTCCTAATAATCATTTTAAAAATAAGTTAATAGATCTAATCACCGAACATTCTATTGATGTAAAAATGATGGGATTTCCGATAGATTGGAAATCTCGCCCTATTTGGAAAATATAG
- a CDS encoding serine hydrolase domain-containing protein: MKVISELSDLRGINIHDYAMIVFDSEITIPPWKIIRDIKSSLGNQPCPPSWVRGDMNTITKSFLEASQLTGSVLVTKDSKVVISTCNGKVDGQLSSDAPNIEMDTPHNICSIGKMLTGLTTLQLIQNGKLELTDQIYDYLPEGFPNKEKFQTVTVGQLLTHTAGMGNYTEKYNIALNDPNQEDPQFKSLDSFVRFIDNPDSLNVGSFKYSNVGYVVLGKVIEKAANKGKTVSEHQNYWDVVNELILAPNAITITRDKPQSKNPATNSQFATTIKIASSPAGANMWATPAELDKFAYLVMRRIQESPEYESLLENLKVRMYSGEEIYYSAGIMMGKNSMGENFYYHNGGARGISSHLRIDPSTQMTETVFINNDSDDKDLASGLVAATVESYVMDAKANHVYYADPKFSDNPEQLFQQVAQEAGVNLVSTPLVNREPTQRFRDAMAQTRHSELASTEVEELDKTREGKFDLH, translated from the coding sequence GTGAAAGTTATCAGCGAACTCAGTGATCTTCGAGGAATAAATATACATGACTATGCAATGATTGTTTTTGACTCTGAAATAACTATTCCCCCTTGGAAAATCATCCGTGATATTAAATCATCCTTAGGAAATCAGCCTTGTCCGCCTTCATGGGTAAGGGGTGATATGAATACAATTACAAAAAGCTTCTTGGAAGCAAGTCAATTAACGGGTAGTGTTTTGGTAACCAAAGATTCAAAAGTAGTTATTTCTACTTGTAATGGTAAAGTTGACGGGCAACTCAGTTCTGACGCTCCGAATATTGAAATGGATACACCACACAATATTTGCTCAATCGGCAAAATGTTAACTGGACTTACTACGTTACAACTTATTCAGAATGGTAAGTTAGAATTGACCGATCAGATATATGATTATCTACCCGAAGGTTTTCCAAATAAAGAGAAATTTCAAACTGTTACCGTGGGACAGTTACTTACGCATACTGCAGGTATGGGCAATTATACTGAAAAATATAATATTGCTTTAAATGATCCAAATCAGGAAGATCCTCAATTCAAATCCTTAGATAGTTTTGTAAGATTTATTGATAACCCGGATTCGTTAAACGTGGGTAGCTTTAAATATAGTAATGTGGGCTATGTTGTATTAGGTAAGGTGATTGAGAAAGCTGCAAATAAAGGTAAAACTGTAAGCGAACATCAAAATTATTGGGATGTAGTCAATGAACTCATTTTAGCACCTAATGCTATAACCATTACTAGAGATAAGCCTCAATCTAAAAATCCGGCAACAAATAGTCAATTTGCTACAACTATAAAAATTGCTTCTAGCCCCGCGGGAGCAAATATGTGGGCAACACCAGCAGAACTAGATAAATTTGCCTATTTGGTTATGAGGCGCATTCAAGAGTCGCCGGAATATGAATCTCTTTTGGAAAATTTAAAAGTTAGAATGTACTCTGGTGAAGAAATTTATTATTCAGCTGGCATCATGATGGGCAAGAATTCAATGGGTGAAAATTTTTATTATCATAATGGCGGAGCGCGTGGGATCAGTTCACACTTACGAATAGATCCTTCTACCCAAATGACAGAAACCGTCTTTATTAATAATGATAGCGATGATAAGGATTTGGCCAGTGGGTTAGTTGCTGCAACTGTTGAATCCTATGTCATGGATGCTAAAGCTAACCATGTATATTATGCCGATCCTAAATTTAGCGATAATCCAGAACAACTTTTTCAGCAAGTTGCTCAAGAAGCAGGAGTGAATTTAGTCTCAACGCCGTTAGTAAATCGAGAACCTACTCAGCGATTTAGAGATGCTATGGCTCAAACAAGACATAGTGAGCTAGCCTCTACTGAGGTTGAAGAATTAGATAAGACAAGAGAGGGCAAATTTGACCTACATTAA
- a CDS encoding hydroxymethylglutaryl-CoA reductase, degradative — MPISNQAGKLFQGFSRLGREERFERLLQLGALTVEDLIYLSRGGVQDTSLADKLIENVIGYFQLPLGVATNFCIDGKDYVIPLAVEETSIIAALSKTAKWIRQQGTITTWVDGEHILGQIQLAKVNDFKKLSTIFAKNKQFLIEKANQDVAMNMVRRGGGVADLHLRHLLREDGGDMAIIHLTMNSCDAMGANIINQVLEYLKTPIENLTGEQVTMCILTNLNDHKLTTAQVIIDDIDEELGIRLQEASYFAEQDPYRAATHNKGVMNGIDPVLIATGNDWRAVEAGMHAYAARNGRYQAITRWRFSDGQLVGQLTAPIVVGTVGGVTSLHPTAKLCLRMMGIESANHLSRIIAAVGLVQNLGALRALCTDGIIKGHMKLHIDNLLLVAGATAQEIPVLKERLQHLLLINKRISLTNAYELLTSLRQTQLAQ, encoded by the coding sequence ATGCCTATAAGCAATCAAGCAGGAAAATTATTTCAGGGATTTTCGCGCTTGGGCCGAGAAGAACGATTTGAGCGCCTTTTACAGCTAGGTGCCTTGACTGTTGAAGATTTAATTTATTTAAGTCGTGGTGGCGTTCAAGATACTTCTCTTGCCGATAAACTTATAGAAAATGTAATCGGTTATTTTCAGCTACCCTTAGGGGTTGCGACTAATTTTTGTATTGATGGTAAGGATTATGTTATTCCTTTAGCGGTTGAAGAGACATCCATTATCGCAGCGCTATCAAAAACAGCCAAATGGATCAGACAACAAGGCACCATCACGACTTGGGTAGATGGCGAACATATTTTAGGTCAAATTCAATTAGCTAAAGTGAATGATTTTAAGAAGCTATCTACAATTTTCGCTAAAAATAAACAATTTCTTATTGAAAAAGCTAACCAAGATGTTGCAATGAACATGGTGAGAAGAGGTGGTGGCGTTGCTGATTTACACTTACGTCATCTACTACGTGAAGATGGTGGTGATATGGCCATTATTCATTTAACTATGAATAGCTGCGATGCCATGGGCGCTAATATCATAAACCAAGTTTTAGAATATTTAAAAACGCCTATAGAAAATTTAACGGGTGAACAAGTCACCATGTGTATTTTAACGAATTTAAATGATCATAAGTTAACGACCGCACAAGTTATTATCGATGATATCGATGAAGAATTAGGTATACGCTTACAAGAGGCATCCTACTTTGCCGAGCAAGATCCTTATCGTGCGGCGACTCATAATAAAGGTGTGATGAACGGTATTGATCCGGTGTTAATTGCCACAGGAAATGATTGGCGGGCAGTAGAAGCTGGCATGCATGCTTATGCCGCGCGTAATGGCCGCTATCAAGCAATCACTCGTTGGCGATTCAGTGATGGGCAATTGGTAGGCCAATTAACAGCGCCCATTGTCGTTGGGACAGTCGGCGGCGTCACTTCTTTGCATCCTACGGCTAAACTTTGCTTAAGAATGATGGGTATTGAATCAGCTAATCATTTATCACGTATTATCGCTGCGGTCGGCTTAGTACAAAATTTAGGTGCATTAAGAGCACTTTGTACCGATGGTATCATCAAGGGACATATGAAGCTGCATATTGATAATTTATTGCTTGTGGCAGGGGCAACTGCTCAAGAAATACCTGTATTAAAAGAGCGTTTACAGCATTTACTTTTAATCAATAAGCGTATTAGTTTAACCAATGCTTATGAACTTTTAACCTCTTTACGTCAGACACAGCTTGCGCAATGA
- the fni gene encoding type 2 isopentenyl-diphosphate Delta-isomerase, with amino-acid sequence MQDNFNQFEKRKQDHIELALLPDNQASELNNLDQLTLQHEALPDLNFNEITLAGTRFGKSIPKPFLVSSMTAGHNGALAINRTLLAACANSGWAMGVGSQRRELTDKQAANEWHLLRQEFPDVTLFSNLGIAQLLEVSLSQVMQLTDVLNADGLIIHCNPLQEVMQPEGTPHFKGCWQQLENLVKKLPLPVIIKETGCGFSKSTLTRLNDIGVAAVDVSGLGGTHWGRIEGCRSKNTIQNKAAETFKNWGINTVNSVLNAVSIKPNFEIWGSGGVRHGLDAAKLFALGATTVGFAKPMLQAALISAEQVYDLMTTIEYELQVAMFCTGSRVLHELREKTCL; translated from the coding sequence ATGCAAGATAACTTTAATCAATTTGAAAAGCGCAAACAAGATCACATTGAATTAGCTTTGTTGCCAGATAATCAAGCATCTGAATTAAATAATCTAGATCAACTAACACTACAGCATGAAGCATTACCTGATCTTAATTTTAATGAGATAACGCTTGCTGGCACACGATTTGGTAAATCAATTCCTAAACCCTTTTTGGTAAGCTCAATGACTGCGGGACATAACGGCGCGCTTGCAATAAACCGTACATTATTAGCAGCCTGTGCTAACAGCGGTTGGGCCATGGGTGTGGGCTCGCAAAGACGAGAATTAACAGACAAGCAGGCTGCAAACGAATGGCATTTATTACGTCAAGAGTTTCCTGATGTTACGTTATTTAGTAATTTAGGTATTGCTCAATTATTGGAAGTGTCTTTATCTCAAGTAATGCAGTTGACCGATGTGCTCAATGCTGATGGATTAATTATTCACTGCAATCCTTTGCAAGAGGTTATGCAACCAGAAGGAACGCCTCATTTTAAAGGCTGTTGGCAACAGTTGGAAAATCTGGTCAAGAAGCTTCCCTTACCAGTTATTATTAAAGAAACAGGCTGTGGGTTTTCTAAATCGACATTAACGCGTTTAAATGATATTGGTGTTGCCGCAGTTGATGTGAGTGGTTTAGGTGGCACGCATTGGGGACGTATTGAGGGTTGCCGTTCTAAAAACACAATACAAAATAAAGCAGCTGAAACATTTAAAAATTGGGGAATAAATACAGTTAATAGTGTATTAAATGCAGTATCTATTAAGCCAAATTTTGAAATTTGGGGCTCTGGCGGTGTTCGACATGGGCTAGATGCTGCTAAACTATTTGCTTTAGGGGCAACAACCGTAGGTTTTGCCAAGCCTATGCTGCAAGCTGCATTAATTAGTGCAGAGCAAGTGTATGATTTAATGACTACGATAGAATATGAACTGCAGGTTGCCATGTTTTGTACAGGTAGTCGGGTACTTCATGAATTAAGGGAGAAGACATGCCTATAA
- a CDS encoding FUSC family protein, protein MAVRDTTKRGCQAAIAIAIAELITYIFQLERGYWVAVTAMALTMQTWADSLRRSLERVSMTVLGGCFGTMLYWLIPPNHTLILFILLIFIFFTVYLFPAYHLIGVFCLTGFVVFLFALIGNWDLMLLRERILDTALGAGITILVSRFFLPIKTNIIDIFVNHIEQIQEALNLVFQTDSQTYPIAASHRLYTDFQALRNKALTISYEFLFHRITKRDFYVLMTESAFCTQYVVGLIEAYRWIAPYLTDEDHSRINLAVEATQANLITLKQRLKKEDYGPMLPPTNLMEQFNKAVVNDPKRFASLDNKALGFFNLMYFFTRLNTRLNDIYHLLSKLG, encoded by the coding sequence ATGGCTGTTAGAGATACAACGAAACGAGGCTGTCAAGCAGCCATAGCTATTGCTATTGCTGAACTAATTACCTATATTTTTCAATTAGAAAGGGGATATTGGGTTGCGGTAACCGCAATGGCTTTAACCATGCAGACCTGGGCAGACAGTTTAAGGCGTTCTTTAGAGCGGGTGAGTATGACTGTGCTAGGTGGGTGTTTTGGGACCATGTTATATTGGCTTATTCCACCCAATCATACGCTGATTTTATTTATTTTATTGATTTTTATTTTTTTTACTGTTTATTTATTTCCTGCCTATCATTTAATAGGCGTTTTTTGCCTAACGGGGTTTGTGGTTTTTCTATTTGCTTTAATAGGAAATTGGGACTTAATGCTTTTGCGAGAGAGAATTTTAGATACGGCCTTAGGCGCAGGAATTACTATTTTAGTTAGTCGATTCTTTTTACCGATTAAGACGAATATCATTGATATTTTTGTCAATCATATTGAGCAAATTCAAGAAGCTTTAAATTTAGTATTTCAAACAGACTCGCAAACTTATCCCATTGCCGCAAGCCACCGCTTATATACTGATTTTCAAGCGTTAAGAAATAAAGCGTTGACGATTAGCTATGAGTTTTTATTTCATCGTATTACTAAGCGTGATTTTTATGTTTTAATGACTGAGTCTGCTTTTTGTACACAATATGTCGTAGGATTAATTGAGGCCTATCGCTGGATTGCGCCTTACTTAACAGACGAGGATCATAGCCGCATTAACCTGGCTGTAGAAGCAACGCAAGCTAATTTAATTACTTTAAAGCAGCGCTTAAAAAAAGAGGATTATGGCCCGATGTTACCACCAACTAACTTAATGGAACAATTTAATAAAGCGGTAGTAAATGATCCTAAGCGCTTTGCTTCTTTAGATAATAAAGCATTAGGATTTTTTAATTTAATGTATTTTTTTACAAGACTTAATACCCGCTTAAATGACATTTATCATTTATTAAGTAAATTAGGATGA
- a CDS encoding ABC transporter permease, which yields MNKVKPVAKLVFDEEQNCYQCQGSWSIINLDELRNNLNPHLKSDTIVISGAKLDYFDSAGALTLHDFVRSLKEQGKSVKLIDFSKQQKALLKLIDDKQEIITYKTPAGHHNNFLYRTGQETVKKLQQTTGFIALVGDLAVKLLEALRQWRRFRLPSIASNIDTTGIQALPIIALLSCLIGVVLAYQMGLQLQTYGANNFIAYLSGMAIFREFSPLITAIIVAGRTSSAFTAQIGSMKINEEVDAILTMGLSPTELLVVPKVIALLIVFPLLIFWSDFFSILGAMVMSKWKLNIGYYDFLVRLKESVGVKQLLLGLYKAPAFALITSLVGCFQGFLVQSNADSIGTQTTKSVVQALFLIIVADAIFSILYSWMGV from the coding sequence ATGAATAAGGTAAAACCAGTTGCTAAACTTGTCTTTGATGAAGAGCAAAATTGTTATCAATGCCAAGGGTCATGGTCAATTATTAATTTAGATGAATTACGTAATAATCTAAATCCTCACCTCAAATCAGATACTATTGTTATTAGTGGTGCAAAGCTTGATTATTTTGATAGTGCAGGTGCCCTTACTTTACATGATTTTGTTAGGTCGTTAAAAGAACAAGGAAAATCAGTGAAGCTCATTGATTTTTCTAAACAGCAAAAAGCATTATTAAAGTTAATCGATGATAAACAAGAAATTATTACTTATAAAACGCCTGCTGGGCACCATAATAATTTTCTCTACCGCACCGGGCAGGAAACGGTAAAAAAATTACAGCAAACCACAGGCTTTATTGCGCTTGTTGGCGACTTAGCGGTTAAACTCTTAGAAGCACTTAGACAGTGGCGCCGCTTTAGATTGCCTAGTATTGCGTCTAATATTGATACAACTGGCATTCAAGCACTGCCTATTATCGCGCTACTTTCCTGCCTTATTGGGGTTGTTTTAGCTTATCAAATGGGTTTGCAATTACAAACGTATGGTGCCAATAATTTTATTGCTTATTTATCAGGCATGGCAATCTTTCGCGAATTTTCACCTTTAATTACCGCCATTATTGTAGCAGGCCGGACAAGCTCAGCATTTACCGCGCAAATTGGCAGTATGAAAATCAATGAGGAAGTGGATGCTATCCTGACAATGGGGCTATCGCCTACTGAGTTATTGGTGGTACCTAAAGTAATAGCACTCCTTATTGTATTTCCTTTATTAATTTTTTGGTCTGATTTTTTTAGTATACTTGGCGCCATGGTCATGTCTAAGTGGAAATTAAACATAGGTTATTATGATTTCTTAGTGCGTCTTAAAGAATCTGTTGGCGTAAAACAGCTCCTGCTAGGCTTGTATAAAGCGCCTGCCTTTGCACTTATTACGTCTCTAGTTGGCTGTTTTCAAGGTTTTTTAGTGCAGTCAAACGCAGATAGTATTGGCACCCAGACCACAAAGAGCGTCGTACAAGCTTTATTTTTAATTATTGTTGCTGACGCTATATTTTCTATTCTTTATAGCTGGATGGGAGTTTAA
- a CDS encoding ABC transporter ATP-binding protein, whose translation MNQPIIEISGLKNYLGGQWVHSDVNLTVNQGEILAIIGGSGSGKTTILRSLLMLLKPTAGTLKIFGQDLTTLSSQEAFKIRQRWGMLFQHSALFSAITVLENVMFPMQEFTALPRDFMEELAMLKIALVGLPKEAAGKFPAELSGGMQRRAAAARAIAMDPELLFLDEPTTGLDPHSARLFDDLIVFLRDALNLTVVMVSHDMESLKRITDRVAFVGDGQILAVEPLNELMKNQHPLIADYFEKL comes from the coding sequence ATGAATCAGCCTATTATTGAAATCTCAGGCCTTAAAAATTACTTAGGCGGCCAATGGGTGCACTCAGATGTTAATTTAACTGTCAATCAGGGTGAAATTTTAGCAATCATTGGTGGTAGCGGTAGCGGTAAAACCACTATTTTAAGAAGTTTATTGATGTTACTTAAGCCTACTGCGGGCACTTTAAAAATATTTGGTCAAGATTTAACAACCTTATCTTCACAAGAAGCATTTAAAATACGCCAGCGTTGGGGTATGCTATTTCAACATAGTGCGCTATTTTCTGCCATAACCGTGTTAGAAAATGTCATGTTTCCTATGCAAGAATTCACGGCATTACCTAGGGACTTTATGGAAGAATTGGCTATGTTAAAAATTGCTTTGGTAGGTCTACCTAAGGAAGCCGCTGGAAAATTCCCAGCAGAATTAAGTGGTGGTATGCAAAGGCGCGCGGCCGCTGCAAGAGCCATTGCTATGGATCCAGAGTTATTGTTTCTAGATGAACCAACAACGGGTCTCGATCCACACAGTGCTCGTTTATTTGATGACTTAATTGTGTTTCTACGTGATGCACTTAATTTAACAGTTGTAATGGTAAGCCATGACATGGAATCATTAAAGCGCATTACGGATAGGGTAGCTTTCGTTGGCGATGGGCAAATTCTAGCTGTTGAGCCCCTCAACGAATTAATGAAAAATCAGCATCCATTAATTGCTGATTATTTTGAGAAACTTTAA